The DNA segment AAACTGGAATCATTGTGCACTCCCTGTGGGAATGTAAAATCTTGTAGGTACTTTGGAAAACAAACTAGAAATTCCTCAAACAAATTAACTTAGAATTATTATATGACTCACTAATTTTTTCCTTAgtataagataaatgaaaatgcatattcaGACAAAACATGTTCAAAAACatgtatacaaatatttataacattattcataTCTGAAAGTTGAAAACAACATAAATATCCATCACGGGGTGAATGAATTAGCAAAATGGAGTACAACTATTTAGTGGATTGCTGCTCTTTTATGAAGATGAATgaatgttgcagttgatttctcaacaatgttgcagtggattcgtttctgagaggaggagcatggtgaggGCAAGAgacgtggagtcaccacacagaccctgggagtcaggtgaaagcgggcctgaggcaagcagcccgcagactcatttatttcagttggtacaacatcttatatagccaagaccagccaatccggtcaaggggtggtctatgccccaaccaatcacagcctgttgccaggcagtttccaaagccatccaatcacagcctgttgacaggcaggctccattgccaggtgggattcaaagccatccagtcagagcctgttgccaggcagactccattTGCCATGCgggtttcaaatccatccaatcacagcctgttgccaggcaggctccgttgccaggtgggtttcaaagccattcctgagtaattgACGCTCGcctgccagtggccaccttggcatggctttctcattccaccacaaatgaACATGCAAACAtggataaaatttgaaaatattatgttaatTAAAGTAAGCCAGTAACAAATGTCCTAATATCTACATGATATACACTtatatgaaatattcaaaatggGCAAATATATAGGAACATAAGATAATTTTTGGTTGcttggggtgggggatgggaggttTGGAAGGATGATAGTTAAAGGGGATAGGATTTCCTTATGAGGTAAGGAAAACAATCTAAGTTAACTGTGATGTTTATTCTACATATCTGTATGTGACAAAAAGCTTTGAATTATACCTTTTAAATTGGTGAAACATATGGtaataaagctgtttttaaaatttcaggtgCTTGTGTATGGTAGGAAGCATTGATGGTCCATTAATACTTTCACTATTATACCACAATTGATCGACTTTTGTGATGTAAGCTGCCCCATTGTGAACTCCAAATggtcaagaaaataaaaacatctcaTATGTTCAGTTCAGTGATTATAATACCATGCTCAGTATTGACTGATTGGGCTGGAACAATAGAACTATTATTCAGAAAAATTGTCAACCGTGGTGATACACAACTGATAATTGTTAAAGGAGGCAAAAAACTATTTTGTCAATCAAATTTGTCAATGTGCTAGGTATAGTGGGCATGAGGAGGCAACACTGAATGTAATGTGACTGCTCTTGGTAGTAAGTAAGATTTAGAAAAACCACAAGTCTGGCAGGTGACTAGTAACCTCTGCATCTGAAAGAGTCCTTTATTTTGATCCTATTTATGTAGATGGATGTGTTGCTCTGTCCATTATGGTCATAGATTAAGAATTATAGCAATCAAGGTGATGAGTTCCCAGCAAGGAGTTTGATTTTGGTCTGACCACTGATCTACTACTGTGGTCATCATATATATGAGCGACAAAGATGGTTTGAGCAGCAACAATTTTAATTAGTTTACAACATCAAAGAGAGGTGTCTTTAGTCTGTAATTCTGTAGTTCTGCCAATGGCAGATCAAACAACCAGGTCATTGTTTATATCTCATGGGCCATTAAAATACAACAAATTTCTTCTAGGGAAAAATAATCCAGATCTTTCAAAATAACCTGGAGTTCTGGCCCTTGAAGAAAATAATTGTATCTGCTTTTAATTTTACATAACTGGCAGTTAGATTGAAGATAATGCAGTAGACCATTGGACATCATGACGTTTCAGAGTATACAAACCATCAGTAAATGAGGCCCAATGGTCTGTGAATCAATAGCCCCATTTAGTTTGCAGCTTTACTTTTCATATACTTTACCATTATGGGAAATAATTCCCTGAAAGGATTAACAGCTACTTTTTCATGTAAAGTGTATAAGATATTATCTTTACTTTTGACAAGTGAGGCTTTTTGAGCCTTTCTTACTATTATAGATATTAAGTTGGAATCAACAATCCCCAAAAGGGAACATCAAGCTGGAGAGGTACATGAGGCTTCCATGTTTGAGGTGTTCAGTTTTGGAAAGGGCCAAGTAGAAAACTAAAAGTGGCATTTCAAAAGGGGTATATCTGCTAGCTTTGTCAAGAAGAGGATCCAAAATACCCAAGGTACACCTCTAAGTGGACATTGCTTTCATTTGCCAGAGACTCCAGTTGTAAAATCATCTGCTACAgagctttaaatatttatttatttatttgaaagcagaatgacacagagagagagctctgccattcagtggttcacttcccaaatgccagcaacagccaggaatgcaccaggttaaagccagggacccagaactcaatctgggtaatctgggtctcccctgtgtgtggcagTAACTAAAGTAATATAACCATCATCTGCCTCCAAGGATGTGTATGAACAGGAAGCTTGATCAAaaatggagtagtcaggacttcaaccaggcactccaatatggggtgggGTATCCCAGGAAGAAGATAatttcactgtgccacaaaatcCAGTTAAAGGGATTTATAGCTCAAGGGTCTCATTACAGTTATAGTGCTCCAAAAGTAGAGAATATTGCACAGCTTACTAAACAGTTTCTATGTTAGAATTTTGTTTCAGGTCTCATAacaatttttctacattttattggGTCAGTTTCTCATTTCTCAGTAGGTAACATTGTCAGCATATATCCCCAATCTGGAGATGGAGGAACCTGTATACTATTAAATGAATCATCTATgctttttgagatttgattattgtttatagccgttGTTTATACTCTTTAGAAACaatgttttttctacttactacttgttgaattctttatttagtggagtatcATGTTTGTGATTACAAGGTAAACTAAAATTATgccattgtgaaaattaagagaaataagaaaggaaggaagagggagggtaaggtgggaagtatcttcatgttcttaaaactgtatatatgaaatatatgaaatttattccctttgtataaataaaatattcaaaaatgaatCATACATGGCATACACATGATTTTGCTTGTCTTAAAAATCTCCTTAAGGAAGCCAAAACTCCTTTAATCAACCAGTAATCATTACAAGCAAGTAAACAAAAACTCCACCTAAGCAGCTTtgcttatttattgttatttcttAATGTACCTGAAGTTTGCATGATCATCCAAAGGATGAAACCATGAGACATCCAAGTTGTTTATTCTTTGCTTTCAAGCATTATTTGTCTATATCATTTACCCTGCAAAATAGCAAAAGTCATAATTATTCACCAGTGTTCTACTTAGAATGCCtgtaatttccttctttttactcTCAGTGTGATTTTATTTGTCTATCACTGTCAGTTGAGAAGGGCTGAAAACTGCCAATTCAGGACCAGCTTTAGTACTATTTGTCATAGTGCAGTGGTCATGAAGATAACCAACAGATTGGTGGTCAAGTTGCTTTAGCTAGAGCTAAGTTTGCAACAAAAAAGTAGGGTGAAAATCAGTCTTTGAATGTATTTCCTGGTACTTATCCTTTAGAAATCTTCTGAGTTTTTCCTCATGAGTAGTTTATTATTCACAGCCATTGTAATAGACAGGATATCAGAATTTACACTAGATTCTTAAGCCTCACTTACAATAATGATGTGCAATGGACACTTGACACAtaggagacttcaaaaaatttcatggaaaatccatattgtgaaaaaactatgcaggctTTTCAGAATCCCATGCACTAAAATACATTTatcacttaattttattttccatgaactttttttagtACCCTGGTATGTACATAGTAGGTTGCATTAGAAATGATGAATGCTTAGTTTAAGGATCCAAATATTTTCTAACAGAGTAAACATACCTGCACCTCCCTATAGAAAGAGTCACTGCATCTGTTATGCTGCAGTAAGAATCCCTACCTTTTGTTATGAAGGAAATCACTATCTCTAGcacatatagatttttaaaaaaatatccttcaaaaGATAGTGAAATCAGAGGTgtatgttgtggcacagcagattaagctgtccAGTGGGAGGCccaaatcccacatcagaatgctgatttgagttcctgctattctgcttctgatccagtttcctgctaatgcacataagAATGCAGCAGATAGTGATTCAAATattcgagtccctgccacccatgtgggagactcacatgtAGTTCtaccttctggcttcagcatgttacatccccaactgttgcaggcatttggagagtgaaccagtacatggaagatctttgtctctccctctctctgttatcctttaaaataaataaatgaaaaatttttagacAGCAGAATCAAAGAACAAATAATCTTACTCTgtggataaatttaaaaaaacaatgcaaaaatctgaaatcaggGAAATATAGACTCACCAAACCTACAGACAATAAACTATTTATCTTCAACTTACCCTCCCACAAATAATTTAAGAATCATTAAGACACATTTACCTGGTTGCCAATACATACTTTCAAACTTCATACATGTTgacatgatacataagaaaaatttCATGTTAATTTCCAGTTTTTCTGAATGCTGCTGAAATTAATAGTAAATAAATGCTTGTTAAGGACCTATATATGCCAGACACACTCATGCATACTTGGAATGCATTAGAGAATATAAATCaggaaaacatatatatttacaggAAAGAAAAACTAATAAACATGTAAATTAAATAAAGTATGTAGTATCTGAGACTATATGAATCATTAAAAAGAGTCAAATGATAAGGATGAGATTACAGAAAAGTACTTTTACTGGCTATGTAGTGTATATTATGCATTGACAGCTCATATTTCTAGGCCACCTTTTATCAGACATatttttgaatacatttatttatgcatttaaaaaattatatttatttatttgaaaggcagagttacacagagaaagtaagaaacagaaagagaaagagaccttccatctccgGGTTTAcaactcaaatggccacaatggaaagggctgggccaggccgaaggcaggagccctgaactccatttggctctaaccacatgggtgcaggggcccaaggaattgggccatgtttgactactttcccaggcatattagcagggaactggactcgAAGTGTAGCAGACAGGAATCGAACCAATGATATGGGATGccccagtgttgcaggtagagATTGAATCTGCTGTCCCACAATGCATTTTACTATCCAAGTTTACAGCCTTatcttatttttctgtatttcacaTTGGTTGATTTATGAACTTAGGGAGTggcatatattaaaataaaaagaatctaaaTTTCCTCCAGTACCTGAACATTTGtggatttaaataaaatcatgccAATATCTAGAGGAAAAAAATGTGCTCTGATTTTAATTTGAAACTATTGAAAGTTAAGGTGGTAACTTTTTTCCTCACATaaaatttataatgtatttaaacTGTGgtcaaaagatttatttcctaACATACATAAGCAATTGATACAGCATCATTTATTACAATGTTTTTTCAATACTCTTCTGAAATGTCAGCTCTATTCTGATTCAACTTTCCAATATAATTCCGATTCGAGGTCATTCTACTGTCTTATTTATATACAGGATGCTCtttttttgcattcttttctgctctataaaactattcagaataaCTAAAATGaccctttaaaaaaagacatttgaagTCACTCCTCTAGTATAAATATACAAAAACCTGGGCCACATCTTTGGTATAAAGCCAAATTCCATTCTAGACCTCTCAAGGCTCTAATCTAcctgcctctccatctccatAATCTCCCAGAAATCACCTCCTGCTAGTCTCTATCTTGCTCACTCACTTCCAGCCAAGATGACATCTTCCCTGTTCCTTGAACATTCCAGGCCTACTCCAGCCATGGGGCCTCAAAATTAATTATGGTTCTATCAGGATGCTCCTTCCCCACACAGCAAAAGGAATAGTGCTATCATTGCCTCATGGATTTACTAGAAAGCCTAGCTCTCACTAGAGCCTTCTCTGGCTACCCCATCTttctaattttagctcccacacacTGTAATTTCATTCTCCTGtcccttgctttatttttttccttcttagtaCTTGTCACTATGAAAATATGTTGTAGTTACTTATTTGTCTTGGCTACTGTTTGTTTTCCACACTGTAATAGAAACCCTtgagtaagatttttaaaatttgcctcttttgttttcactttatcaTCAACACCTTTGCCCAGAAGAATGCTAGACAGAGAGCGCACCCAAAGAATTTCCTGGATGAAAGTGAAAAAGTCAATTAGAAAGCAAATAAGCCAAGGCAAGTCAAACAGGGACAGAATTTTTCCCAGGACCTAGCCCCAAAATTACATGTATGTAGTTCCCCAGAcaaaaaaaatgtgcattttactAGAGTGAAGTACTCTAGTTAAGGGTGCTGCTAACTGGAGAGGGCATTCTGAGTCTGAAATGTGCTGAGTGCTACCTCAGACCCAGCTACTTGCATCCTTGTTACAATGTGGATCCTTATTCTGTCTTcatgttttgttcttttgtttcacTTCATTGCATTTTGTTTTCAGGAGAAACCAGAAAGGGATTATCATTATAGGAAATCCCCCAAATATCCCAAGTACCTAATTTAgaagagaaaatcttgaaaacacAATTAACATCAAAACATGACAGCTGTGATAAAACTGGCCACTTGGCTGTTGGTGTTAcctgaacaacaacaacactcAATCACCACCACCAAACAACAACCCTGCCTATGATGAGGAGAGCTTGGCTTGTGTAATTCTGAGGTGATCAAATTCAGGTCAATGTAGGGTGAAAGAATAAACTTCTTTAATTGCCTAGACTTGACACCTTCTTTGAACTCCCAGAAGCTCCTCACCTTTCCCCGCTGGGCAGCAAGGATCTGCTTTAGGACAAGGACATAATTTTTTGAAGGGTGAGGATGCAGAAAACAgaacattttagaaagatttcaGAAGGGCTAGAGAATAACAAGGGAAAGAGTATTAGAAGGACACAGTGATTCTGAAGAACTTTATTAAGTTGCCCCTTCACCACCCCCAACCCCCCTCTGCACATGCTGAACTATATAGCTGAAAAAGTTAGTTGTATAAAGTCACCACTACCAGGCTGACTTCCCAATGGATCTACCTCACGTGGAAACAGACAACTGCAAAAACTTCCATCAGAGCTCCCCATGAGTTTGGTAGACAAGACTGGCCAGAAGTCACCTGTGACAGGCCAGTGTCCACAGGTTTTGTGGTATAACCAGAATGAGGCTTCCAGGGGCAGAGGACCTCATTTTGATGATGCACTGGTTGGAACCACCAATGGTTTTAGGCAACTGCCATAAGAATGGATGTTCAAGTACTCCTCAAACCCTGGAGTGAGACATAAGGTTCAATCCTCTCATTTTCCTCCTCTGTAGGGAGGCAAAGAACAttccagcaggaggaagagcaaGGAAGGGACTGcttattcattttctgtttaaaatatttttaaacacaagGGACACATATATTAAGTTCTAAGAGTCCCCGCTAATCCGTTCTCCACAATTATCCTTTTCCCAGTGTAGGGAAAATGAACAAATACCTTCAGGTTTAAGATTTTCTGCACCTGAGTCCTCTGGGAAAAATGAGAATGCAACCCACAGTGCAGTACTTATGGAGCACCATGTTAGCATGCTAATGCTGTTTTGAGGCTCTGCTTAGCAGAGGTGGCACAAAAAATCcctgaaagaagaaaaacctgTCAGTATAAGCTTGGCTCCTGTTTAACTTATCTGGACCACCTCTGACAGTTGACATTTCGTTTGTGCTCCTAGCAAGGAAGGGACACATGGATTCTGTCAGAAGACCCAACATTATCCTGAatctccccatctctcctggctcccactcccaacatctttttctctattttccctCTCTCAGTCAGTCTTTCTTTTCAGAATTCCACCTTCCTCAATCCCTCCCACTCCTACAAAAACTCTCCTTTGTTTATTTAATAGAGTTCCCAGATCCCTGACAGTTTTATCTCTGTCAATCTTCCCCAACCCCATTCTGGACCTCTGCTATGCTTCTGTGTGTCTTCTTCTGCTCAATTTATTCTGTCTGGTGCCTTCTAAGTCTCACTCTCCTTCTTGTTTTCACCTCCCCCTAGTTGGATATTTCCCTGTGTCATAGGAAAACCCTCCCCTCAGGGAACCTCTCTTGCTAGGCAATCatattctcccctcccttcccccacagctCATCTCTagttccttcccctcccctttccagaCCAGAGCAGCTAAGTCCCATTCCATTTTTAGATGACTGATTATGATACTAGCTGAACTTTATTCATAGTCTGAATTGACAGCTGTTCCTTCCTTTCATGCCCCATCCTCTAAACACACCCAAACTGCTCAACAAAACAAAGTGCTTACACACAGCATGTCATGTCCAcatgaatttgtatttttcagaacaaaacaaaagttaTGATGGCAAAGATGCTGGGTAATCATGGACCCTTAAATCTCAGTACACTGAAAAGCAACTTTTTTTAATGTCTACAAATTTTAAACTTGTCTTCACAAATGTAGTAAATTTTACCCTAACAGTTAGGATTTTTTCACCAAATCATAGACATAGATGTGGAAATCATCATCAAACTTGATGAAGTACACAGAGGGCTTGGCTTCCACTTGGTGAATCACCATGCCAATCCTTTTGGAGCCGTCTTCTTTGGTATATTCCACATGTTTCCCTATCAGGCCATCTACAACTCCTCCTGGCTCCCTCTCTGCTGGAGGAGGCTCACTGGACTCTGGCATGATACGGAGATCACCTTCTTTATAATCATCTAGAAGCTGGTACATGTACAAGACAGGATCTTTCTCATAGGTTATATAAAACCAGGCTTTCATGATAGGTGCTTGGGCCAAGACCATCCCCCTCCATTCATCCTTAGAACCATGCTCACCCTCAAACatatgttccactgcttttcctattaTGGTGTTTGCAAGGCTGGTGTCACTAACTTGGGATGATGCCACCCTGTCAGAAAGAATTTTAAGAGACAAAACTCTTTCATCTCTGTGAAGTTCCAGTCCATAGACACAGTCAATTCCATCATATTTCACCAGATAAAGGGAAGGATTTATAGGCACCTGATCTAGAACGGTTCCTTTCCACTGCGTGATGGGCTCATTGCCTTCCTTCCATCCGTGAGAAATTCTGCAACCCACAATGTTCCTGCGGTGTTGGGACAAAGGTCTGCCCCTCTGCTTCTTTTGGGAAGTTTTTTTCTTAGTCATGTTTGCAGACCCAGTGGCCCGTCCTGCAGCTGCCCTGGTTGGTTGTCTTTCGGCCTCCTGTGCATTGGGGGTCTtcatgcctgcaggggctggagacaGGGCAGAAAAATATCCAATATATCAAAAGCTGAAATTCTCCCCATAGCGACATCTATGTACTCTGTGCCGGAGCCTAAATTTTCCCCATGCACCTGGCAGCAATGCTGGAAATCCTGACTGAATTCCTGCAGTGCTCTCCCTCTTAGACTCATTTAGGCTGTGAGGAAGTGCTGAAGAGGTAGTGCTGGCTGGAATTAGCAACTCTGCAGAAGGAGGCGGGCCCCCTCTTTCTTGCTCAGTGTGCTGTGCACTTCACCCGGTCCCTCCTCCCCTCCGAGCCCCTTAGTCACTGGCGCCCAATCCAGGTTTGCTGGAAGgtgcctctctctccataaccTGACCAACACCATCTGCTCTCCTGCCCCGAGTGCCCATCTTTCTGTCTACATGCCCCTTTCCCACACAGATTgcttcctgccacccagcacCGCCTTTGCCTTCCTGTACTCACTCCTTGTTTGACTACTAAACACCACCTTCTTTTCTGTTCCCCACTGTGCTTTCCCCGCCCCCACCATCGTCGGATGCCCCTCTCTACCCCACTTGCTACGTGGGATTCCATCCCatccccctgctccctccccggcTCCTTTGGGTGCCCACCAATGGCCTTGCCCTGCCTGGAGTCCGGGGCAGGGGATATCTGGCCTCACGTGCTCAAATCCGACACCGAGCTGCTGTCTCTTCTGTGATCCTGTGCCGAGCGAGGATTGGCAGGCGACTGACCCAGTGAGTGTTTGCCAGGGCTCCTAACAGAGGATTCGCAGGGGATTAGTGGGTCTAGGAGGGCGGCGGAGCAGGCGAAGAGGAAGGCTGTTTCCCCAGTGCTTGGCTCCTTCGCCCTCTACCTCCCAGTTGGCGGCAGCAGCCACTCTGCCACATCAGGTTTCCACCAGCCTCTGCCTCAGCCGCAGTCTCCTCCCTCTTTC comes from the Oryctolagus cuniculus chromosome X, mOryCun1.1, whole genome shotgun sequence genome and includes:
- the LOC100348347 gene encoding spindlin-2 yields the protein MKTPNAQEAERQPTRAAAGRATGSANMTKKKTSQKKQRGRPLSQHRRNIVGCRISHGWKEGNEPITQWKGTVLDQVPINPSLYLVKYDGIDCVYGLELHRDERVLSLKILSDRVASSQVSDTSLANTIIGKAVEHMFEGEHGSKDEWRGMVLAQAPIMKAWFYITYEKDPVLYMYQLLDDYKEGDLRIMPESSEPPPAEREPGGVVDGLIGKHVEYTKEDGSKRIGMVIHQVEAKPSVYFIKFDDDFHIYVYDLVKKS